Sequence from the Candidatus Nealsonbacteria bacterium genome:
GCCATACGCCAGCGGGTCGCTTCATCTTGGACACATCTCAGCGCTTTTAGGCGGCGATATTCTTGCCCGTTACCATCGCTTAAACAATGATAAGGTGCTCCTTGTTTCTGGAAGTGATTGTTATGGAACCCCCATTGCGGTTGAAGCTGCTGGACAGGGCGTTGAGCCAAGCGAAATTGCCGATAGATATCATCAAGAATTTAAAGACACACTTATTAATGGTCTTAAATTCTCTTATGATATCTATACCCGGACAACAACTGACCATCACGCCAAGGTTGTCCAAGGACTCTTTCTTGATTTGTATAAGAAGGGGTATCTTTATACAAAAACAGAAAAGGCATTGTATTCCCCGTTTTTAGGGCGGTTTTTGCCGGATCGGTTTGTCGAAGGCAAATGTCCTAAATGTGGTTATTCGGACGCTCGTGGCGATCAGTGTGACAACTGTGGTTCACTTCTTGCTCCCCTTGAACTTAAAAATCCTCGCATCAATCCGAAGATTTTACAACAACAAAAAAAGCTTAGAAATGACGATTTTCGCTTAGAAGTTCGTCAATCTGAACATTTCTATTTTAAGCTGTCGTCCTTTGGAGAAAAACTTCAGCAATGGACAGAAGAAAGAAGCGACTCGTGGCGCACCAATGCGCGAACTCTTACCAAGGGCTTGCTTAAGCAAGGTCTTCGTGATCGGGCAATCACTCGTGATACTGATTGGGGTGTATCAATACCGCTGGCTGGTTACGAAAACAAACGGATTTATGTCTGGTTTGAAGCGGTAACTGGTTATCTCTCTGCCAGCAAACTCTGGGCTAAAGAGAAAGGTCAAGCCGATGAGTGGAAGGAGTTCTGGTTAAATGATGATGCTGTGCATTATTATTTTCATGGAAAGGATAACATTCCATTCCATACCATAATTTGGCCAGCCATTCTTTTAGCACAAGGTAATCTCCATACGCCAGACCGTATTGTTTCCTCAGAGCATTTAACCCTTGAAGGGAAACAATTCTCTAAAAGCCGATCTTGGGCAATTTGGCTTCCAGATTTTCTTGAGGCGTTTGACCCAGAAACTCTACGTTTTTTCCTGACTGTAAACGGCCCGGAAACCAGCGACGCTAACTTTGTTTGGACCGAATATGCCCAATTAGTTAACGGCGAACTAATCGCAACATTTGGCAACCTGGTGAACAGGGTGCTCTCTTTTAGCCAAAAGGAGTTTCCAAACGGACTTCGGTTGGCTGTTTCTCTTGATCAAGATTCAGGGAAACTTTTAGGTCTAACCGAGAGGTCTTTCCAGAAAATTGGAGGGCTGATTGAAAAAGGGAAATTTCGATTAGCCTGGATGGAAATTCGGAATGTTGCTGAGCACGGCAATCGTTTTGTAGACAAAAAAGCTCCCTGGAACAAGGTTAAAGACAAAGCAAAACGAGATGAACTTGAAACAGACCTTGCTGTGCTTAGCCATACGATTCAAAGCTTGGCTATTTTAGTCAATCCGTTTCTTCCTGTCACATCAGAACGGATTCTTGGTTTCTTTGGGGTAAATCAGGATAAAATTAGATGGAAATACCCTGAGCCACAGAAAACGCAAAGGATTAACCACCTGAGGCCGCTCTATCAGAAGATAGAGGAATCTGAGATTGAAAAGCAAAAAGAGTTGCTCAATAAATCCAGAGATAGGGTTAATACTGGTTAAATTGATAGTTTCTCTACGGCGCGGAGTTTAGCGCTATCTGATTTTGGGTTTTTCTCAATTTCCGAAGAGCCGGCCATAACCGGTTTTTTAGTCAATAATCTGACTGTTGGTTTTTTATTTTCCGCTATTAACGACATATCCTTGAACATTCTTTTAACTATTCTGTCTTCAAGAGAATGAAATGATATAATTACTAATCTGCCGCCATTTTTTAGCGCGGCTACGGCTTTGGGAATCGCTTCTTTTAGGGCGGGCAATTCCTGATTCACTTCCATTCTAATGGCACGGAAAACCTTACTGGCATAATGACCTTTGATTCTGCCAAAGCGATATTTCGGAGGCGTTGATTTGCGGATTATCGCTAATAAATCGTTTGTTGTTTTTATTGGTTTTACTTTTCTTTCCAAAACTATACGTTTGGCAATACTTCGGGCATAAGATTCTTCTCCCAGTTTAAATAAAATATCTCTTAATCTATCTTCCGGATACTCATTAATAACGTCGTATGCCGTTAATTTCTGAGAAAGGTCCATTCTCATATCCAAAAGAGCATTGAGATTTTCGTTTTTTTCGCTAAAACTAAAACCCCTATTCGGGGTTTCTAATTGATAAGTTGAAATACCCAAGTCAAATAAAATACCATCTACTTCCTTAACAGCTAACTTATCAAGAATATTATCTAATTCTCTAAAGTTGCCATAGGCGTAAAAAATTTTATTTTCATATTCGGCTAATCTATTTTTAGCTCTTTTTATGGCTTCAATATCTTGGTCTATGCCGATAATCTTGCCATTTGGTCCCAATAAAGAAGCAATCAACCTGGTATGTCCTCCATCTCCCAAAGTAGCGTCTATGTAAATACCGTTTTTCTTGGGTTTAAGAAACTCAACAACCTCATTGGGCATCACCGGAATATGTTCGGATTTGTATCCCATTTTTTTTTATGAGCCGATAAGCAGGGGGCTTGTTTTCGTTAACCAAAATAACAGCTGTTGTCTGCAGGGTCTGGATATTGGCTGTTTTCATAATTATTATTTAATTTATTAATTATTCCTCTCTTTTTATTACAAAGTGGCTAATTTCCCTTAAAAAGATTATTCCATTTATTTTTGGGCACCGTTAGCTTGGATTTCTAACGGGATTTATTTTTTTAACGGACATGATTCTAAAATTGTATAATCGGGGCCGCCTCTTTTTAATTGACTTTCC
This genomic interval carries:
- the metG gene encoding methionine--tRNA ligase; translation: MNKRIFIGLAWPYASGSLHLGHISALLGGDILARYHRLNNDKVLLVSGSDCYGTPIAVEAAGQGVEPSEIADRYHQEFKDTLINGLKFSYDIYTRTTTDHHAKVVQGLFLDLYKKGYLYTKTEKALYSPFLGRFLPDRFVEGKCPKCGYSDARGDQCDNCGSLLAPLELKNPRINPKILQQQKKLRNDDFRLEVRQSEHFYFKLSSFGEKLQQWTEERSDSWRTNARTLTKGLLKQGLRDRAITRDTDWGVSIPLAGYENKRIYVWFEAVTGYLSASKLWAKEKGQADEWKEFWLNDDAVHYYFHGKDNIPFHTIIWPAILLAQGNLHTPDRIVSSEHLTLEGKQFSKSRSWAIWLPDFLEAFDPETLRFFLTVNGPETSDANFVWTEYAQLVNGELIATFGNLVNRVLSFSQKEFPNGLRLAVSLDQDSGKLLGLTERSFQKIGGLIEKGKFRLAWMEIRNVAEHGNRFVDKKAPWNKVKDKAKRDELETDLAVLSHTIQSLAILVNPFLPVTSERILGFFGVNQDKIRWKYPEPQKTQRINHLRPLYQKIEESEIEKQKELLNKSRDRVNTG
- the rsmH gene encoding 16S rRNA (cytosine(1402)-N(4))-methyltransferase RsmH; this translates as MGYKSEHIPVMPNEVVEFLKPKKNGIYIDATLGDGGHTRLIASLLGPNGKIIGIDQDIEAIKRAKNRLAEYENKIFYAYGNFRELDNILDKLAVKEVDGILFDLGISTYQLETPNRGFSFSEKNENLNALLDMRMDLSQKLTAYDVINEYPEDRLRDILFKLGEESYARSIAKRIVLERKVKPIKTTNDLLAIIRKSTPPKYRFGRIKGHYASKVFRAIRMEVNQELPALKEAIPKAVAALKNGGRLVIISFHSLEDRIVKRMFKDMSLIAENKKPTVRLLTKKPVMAGSSEIEKNPKSDSAKLRAVEKLSI